A window of Thermithiobacillus tepidarius DSM 3134 contains these coding sequences:
- the rpsQ gene encoding 30S ribosomal protein S17, which yields MATESGKRTVAGKVVSNKMDRTIVVLVERQIQHPIYKKYVRRSNKLHAHDENNVCQEGDEVLIEECRPISKTKSWRLVKVINQAS from the coding sequence ATGGCGACTGAGTCCGGAAAAAGAACGGTGGCTGGCAAGGTGGTGAGCAACAAGATGGATAGAACCATCGTTGTTCTCGTCGAGCGCCAGATTCAACATCCTATTTACAAGAAGTACGTGCGGCGCTCGAACAAACTGCACGCTCACGACGAGAACAATGTTTGCCAGGAAGGCGACGAGGTCCTGATCGAGGAGTGCCGTCCCATCTCCAAGACCAAGTCTTGGCGGCTCGTCAAGGTTATCAATCAGGCCTCCTAG
- the rpmC gene encoding 50S ribosomal protein L29, translating into MKANELRQKPAEELKSELIELLNEQFKLRMQHATAQLANTARLRSVRRDIARVRTILGEK; encoded by the coding sequence ATGAAGGCGAACGAATTGCGGCAGAAACCCGCCGAAGAACTGAAGAGCGAGCTGATCGAGCTGTTGAACGAGCAGTTCAAGCTGCGCATGCAGCATGCCACTGCTCAGCTTGCCAACACGGCGCGACTGCGCTCTGTCCGGCGCGACATTGCTCGGGTTCGTACGATTCTTGGCGAGAAGTGA
- the rplP gene encoding 50S ribosomal protein L16: MLQPKRTKFRKQHKGRNRGVATRGNKVSFGEYGLKATTRGRLTARQIEAARRAMTRHIKRGGRVWIRIFPDKPISKKPAEVRMGKGKGNPEYWVAQIQPGRVLYEMDGVSEEIAREAFALAAAKLPVLTTFVARQVMG; encoded by the coding sequence ATGTTACAGCCAAAGCGCACCAAATTCCGTAAACAGCACAAGGGCCGCAATCGCGGCGTTGCTACGCGCGGCAACAAAGTCAGTTTCGGCGAGTACGGGCTGAAGGCGACCACCCGCGGCCGCCTCACCGCGCGGCAGATCGAGGCCGCCCGCCGTGCGATGACCCGTCATATCAAGCGTGGCGGTCGCGTGTGGATTCGAATCTTCCCGGACAAGCCGATCTCCAAGAAGCCTGCCGAAGTCCGCATGGGCAAGGGCAAGGGCAACCCGGAGTACTGGGTGGCGCAGATCCAGCCCGGCCGGGTGCTCTATGAAATGGATGGCGTGAGCGAGGAAATTGCGCGCGAAGCCTTTGCCCTGGCGGCGGCCAAGCTGCCGGTGCTGACCACTTTTGTTGCTCGACAGGTGATGGGATGA
- the rpsC gene encoding 30S ribosomal protein S3, protein MGQKVNPIGIRVGIVKDWTSRWYGKHDFADKLNEDRKVRDFIQKRLSGASVSSIVIERPARNARITIHTARPGIVIGKKGEDIDRLRKDVQARMGVPVHLNIEEIRKPELDAKLVADSVAQQLERRIMFRRAMKRAVTNAMRLGALGVKITCSGRLGGAEIARTEWYREGRVPLHTLRADIDYGVSEAKTTYGVIGVKVWIFKGEILDADTGRGQAGKEKQQG, encoded by the coding sequence ATGGGACAGAAAGTAAATCCGATCGGGATCCGCGTTGGCATCGTCAAGGACTGGACCTCCCGCTGGTACGGCAAGCACGATTTTGCCGACAAGCTGAACGAGGACCGCAAGGTCCGCGATTTCATCCAGAAGCGCCTGTCCGGTGCTTCCGTGTCCAGCATCGTCATCGAGCGCCCCGCCCGCAATGCCCGGATTACCATTCACACGGCGCGCCCCGGCATCGTGATCGGCAAGAAAGGCGAGGACATCGATCGGTTGCGCAAGGACGTCCAGGCGCGGATGGGTGTTCCGGTACACCTGAACATCGAAGAGATCCGCAAGCCCGAGCTGGATGCCAAGCTGGTGGCCGACAGCGTCGCCCAGCAGCTGGAGCGCCGCATCATGTTCCGCCGCGCCATGAAGCGCGCGGTGACCAACGCCATGCGCCTGGGCGCCTTGGGCGTGAAGATCACCTGCTCCGGTCGTCTGGGCGGTGCGGAAATCGCCCGCACCGAATGGTACCGCGAGGGCCGCGTGCCGCTGCATACGTTGCGTGCGGACATTGACTATGGAGTTTCCGAAGCCAAGACCACCTACGGGGTGATTGGCGTCAAAGTATGGATCTTCAAAGGCGAGATCCTTGACGCGGACACGGGCCGGGGTCAGGCCGGCAAAGAAAAACAGCAGGGTTAA
- the rplV gene encoding 50S ribosomal protein L22: MQASAYLRGYRISPQKARLVADQVRGMRVEKALELLSYSNKKAALPIKKCLESAIANAEHNEGADVDALYIAKICVDEGAVLKRFHARAKGRGTRILKRTSHFSITVAEK; the protein is encoded by the coding sequence ATGCAAGCATCGGCGTATCTCAGGGGATATCGGATCTCTCCGCAGAAGGCGCGGCTCGTCGCGGACCAGGTGCGCGGCATGCGTGTGGAGAAGGCTTTGGAGTTGCTGAGCTACAGCAACAAGAAGGCTGCTCTGCCGATCAAGAAGTGCCTGGAATCGGCTATCGCGAATGCGGAACACAATGAGGGCGCCGATGTGGATGCGCTTTACATCGCCAAGATCTGCGTGGACGAAGGGGCGGTGCTGAAGCGTTTCCACGCGCGGGCGAAAGGCCGGGGCACCCGGATTCTGAAGCGGACCAGCCATTTCAGCATCACCGTCGCTGAAAAGTAA
- the rpsS gene encoding 30S ribosomal protein S19, translating into MARSIKKGPFVDDHLMKKVLAAAQEGSKRPIKTWSRRSTIMPEFIGFTFSVHNGRQHVPVSVNENMVGHKLGEFVLTRTFKGHAADKKAKK; encoded by the coding sequence GTGGCTCGTTCCATTAAGAAAGGCCCTTTTGTAGATGACCACCTGATGAAGAAGGTGCTGGCGGCGGCTCAGGAAGGGAGCAAGCGTCCCATCAAGACCTGGTCGCGGCGTTCTACGATCATGCCCGAATTCATCGGCTTCACCTTCAGCGTGCACAACGGCCGGCAGCACGTGCCGGTCAGCGTCAACGAGAACATGGTTGGACACAAGCTGGGTGAATTTGTCCTGACCCGCACCTTCAAAGGCCATGCGGCGGACAAGAAGGCCAAGAAGTAA
- the rplB gene encoding 50S ribosomal protein L2, with amino-acid sequence MPLVKAKATSAGRRFVVKLANPELHKGEPHAPLLERKTKSAGRNNNGRVTSRRRGGGHKQHYRIIDFKRNKLDIPGVVERLEYDPNRSAHIALVKYADGERRYILAAKGMSAGMEIISSDQAPIKVGNCLPLRYIPVGAMVHNVEMRPGKGAQIARSAGASVQLMAREGDYAQIRLRSGEVRLVNINCRAVIGEVGNAEHSSRSLGKAGATRWRGIRPSVRGVAMNPVDHPHGGGEGRTSGGRHPVSPWGQPTKGYRTRRNKRTSNMIVRRRHA; translated from the coding sequence ATGCCTCTTGTAAAAGCAAAAGCCACATCCGCTGGACGACGCTTCGTCGTGAAGCTGGCCAACCCGGAATTGCACAAAGGCGAGCCGCACGCGCCGCTTTTGGAACGCAAGACGAAGAGTGCCGGGCGCAACAACAACGGGCGCGTGACCAGCCGTCGCCGCGGCGGCGGGCACAAGCAGCACTACCGGATCATCGATTTCAAGCGCAACAAGCTGGACATTCCAGGCGTGGTTGAGCGTTTGGAGTACGATCCCAACCGCAGCGCCCACATTGCCCTGGTGAAGTATGCCGACGGCGAGCGCCGCTACATTCTGGCCGCCAAGGGGATGAGTGCCGGCATGGAGATCATCTCCAGTGACCAGGCTCCCATCAAGGTCGGCAATTGTCTGCCGTTGCGCTATATCCCCGTCGGCGCCATGGTGCACAATGTGGAGATGCGGCCGGGCAAGGGCGCCCAGATTGCCCGTTCGGCCGGCGCCAGCGTACAGCTGATGGCGCGCGAGGGTGATTACGCCCAGATCCGCCTGCGCTCCGGCGAAGTGCGGCTGGTCAACATCAACTGCCGCGCGGTGATCGGCGAAGTCGGCAATGCCGAGCATTCGTCCCGTTCACTGGGCAAGGCGGGCGCCACCCGCTGGCGCGGCATCCGCCCCTCGGTGCGCGGCGTGGCCATGAATCCGGTCGACCATCCGCACGGCGGTGGTGAAGGGCGCACCTCCGGCGGTCGCCACCCCGTCAGCCCGTGGGGTCAGCCCACGAAGGGATATCGCACCCGGCGCAACAAGCGGACGAGCAACATGATCGTTCGCCGCCGGCACGCCTAA
- the rplW gene encoding 50S ribosomal protein L23: MNQERTYLVLQAPLISEKATRVAEQHNQFVFKVALGATKLEIKKAVEALFNVKVRSVQTINYQGKAKRFGRYMGRRSNWKKAYVCLEPDQELDLGAGQ; this comes from the coding sequence ATGAATCAGGAACGCACGTATTTGGTGCTGCAGGCTCCGTTGATCAGCGAAAAGGCGACCCGGGTTGCCGAGCAGCACAACCAGTTCGTCTTCAAGGTGGCGCTGGGCGCAACCAAGCTGGAAATCAAAAAGGCGGTCGAAGCGCTCTTCAACGTGAAGGTGCGCTCGGTGCAGACCATCAACTATCAGGGCAAGGCCAAGCGCTTCGGCCGTTACATGGGCCGTCGCAGCAACTGGAAAAAGGCCTACGTCTGCCTCGAGCCGGATCAGGAACTGGATCTCGGCGCCGGGCAATAA